CGTGTGTGTAGTTGGTTGGTagaaaagtagaagaaaaagaaggaagaaaagatacaaaaaagggatatttagttttatataaaatgttattttaatattggTAAATCCATGAGCTTTATTTATCtaatattttgtgttgtattttaaACAGGGCTTTTTAAGTGGTGcgaacaatttataaaatacgtcattgtgatgcccgagtaaaaagtaatattttacaaaaagttCTGTTATGCcgccaaaattctaaaaatatttttaggcgttattaatactaatgccgttattctgctcggattttataagaataaaataatattattattctattcacttgttttgaaacataaagtTCATTATTTACACTTGGTAAGTTATTATGTttgtttgatataaaaataaatatatatgcttacCGTAATATATAtgccattttaactaaaatgagtgttttggttattatttataaatgccgtaataatgcCCACACGAAATAcgtggtaatataattaacccATTTTATGTCGTTATAATATCTAAGCGATATTAGAAATTAGGATAAGTGATTTATTagtcgaaagtgataaaatgttaaaataggttcttagtattttatactaatattatatcaaatgtatataactgtgcagtcattattcctgtggatctctctttgtagcaaagaactgtgagtatttcttactcactgagggtgatgctgaattttcctaatgttatgatttctgctttatttaattggttgcgcatgtggaatttgcatattttgttattttaattaatgaatttaattatagcaaagttgggagtgacgtctgtcaacggatcagggagtgacgtctgcctgagccaaaaatattaataaagaacaGAGTAGGAagtgacgtctgcctacggaccagggagtgacgtctgcatgtgccaaaaagataataattattagaggagtgacgtctccttagacaaattgttagaggagtgacgtctcttTAGAAtgcgctaaacgggagttacgtctcctatcattcgctaaacaggagttacgtctcctataacacgcTTGACATgaattacgtttccttgaatctatgtgttagagttacgtctctaaaGATTGAACGCAAGAAgttcatgatttattttataataagactgtgcatataaaattgtcattttattatgtcattgcattatgatatttatttctaataaatcagcaattataatattattgaaaacagtggactcactaggtatttttgtattattgtttctctgtattatatattaatacaggttatgaagaagaagagtatcaggattgtccagaccTTTAGGTGATCTTGGTAGCAGTATTTGAGGATGGAATGCCTCccatttttgtggactactatatctagtctattattattattattatactcgcaaaacaatatttatatttattgtgagtgttttggttgtaaattatttgtgctatatgtggcacaaatactattttaatgtgtaaatatttaattacactatttatatatattttgaagtatttttgttagaagctctgatgtgttatcattgaaaaaaaatatatatattccgttgctaACATTTAACTCTGGTGAGTTTGtaatgtaaagaccaagaaatatAATAGGCGATTtatcaaataataaatcatatttattaatagataggattaataattttattttaggtaataataattatattatcaaaataaaataagcttaagataaaataattgaaagaataataattattataaggGGGTtaaatgttaattattaaataaaatagttttaataAAATGGGGTCCCACTTTAATTCACATAAGTTGagggttttaaaaataaaaaaaatatctctttgCCACGTGGCATTACCCGGTTGGTTGGGAGATTTTATTATCTACTCTTAGCCATTCGCGTCGCGCCACATGTCCCCACCCtatctcttctccttctttcctctttttcccTCACGCAGGtccagatctctctctctcactgcaCGATCtctcccttctcttcttcttttcttcctcccTCTCTCGGCTCTGTCACGTGCAGCACCCTACTCctctccttccttttcttttcctcctcccttctcttttcttcttctccagcAACGCAGCCCCCCCCCCGTTCCACGAGCAGCCCGACCCCCTCCACTGCatttctccttctcttcttccgGTTTCACAGCACGATCTCCCTCTCCCCTCTTCCATcgtcttctcctcttcctctcctCCCAAACGCACACCCCAGTCCATGAGTGAACCCATGACATAGTGAGATCGTGAGGGAGAGATCAACTGAGAGCCGAGTTGAGAGAGGACCCGTGTGTGGAGGGTGATCCTTGGCCGGTGGTGGGGCGATTTTTGGAGCTATGGTGGCTGGACCACCGTCGGGTCATGGAGGCAGCAACTAGGGCGTGGGTTTCGGCCCTGTTCAGGtgagattcttctttttcttcctttggttTTGCTTAATTTTCCCTTTAATTTTCTGTTAAGAACCGATTGGGTTATTTTGCTTGGGGCTTGTGATTTTTGGTGGATGATGTTTGAGATTGGTTCCATGGAGGTTTGGCCGATTAACATTTGATGTTGGGGTTTGATTTTCGTTTAGATTATTTTTAGGTAACCGAATGGGTTGCTTGATGGCCCTCTTGTGTTTGGTCGGCTGTGTGTGGGTATGTTGTGAAAATTCTGGTTTGATTCTCATGAACGCTTGGCCGAATCTGTGGGTTTTGAAGCTAGAGTTATTCTCCCTGTTTTGATTGATAATTTTCTGAAGTGTGTTCAGTTTTGGGAGTATTTGGAGGGATTTTCATGGTGTTTATGGTTGTGAGTTGTGGCCTAGATGGGTGTATTTTAAGTTGCTATTTCTGATTTGGATTGTGGAAATGCTTGAGGTAATTGAGAGGGGCTGATTTGTAGGGACCTTGATGGAAGTATTTTGTTAAATCAGAATTTAGGATTGAGGTTAACCGAAATTGAAGTTGAAATCTAGTTGGTGTGTTGGGtgtttattgttcttttatGATGCTTTCTTGAATGTTGATAGTGGTGTTTGTGGCTGAAATTTGTCATGGATTATTGTTTAGGGATTTAGTTGCAATTTCTAAATGGGTTTTGGTAAGAACCGATTGATGTTCGTTAAGGTTGGTAGATGATTTTAGATTATGATTAATGGAATTTGGTAGGTGACTTGTAAATTATTGATGATAGTTGTGAAATTTTGGTAGAAGGTATTTCCAATTAGAGGAGATTGATGTTTTATTGTAAGTGGTTGATGTTTGAATGGAAAGCGATTTTGATGGTTATTTGGATGGAAATTCAGAACTGGTTTTATGCTTGTAAATGAGATAATTATGTTggtttatgtttatttgataggGACTAAGTTTATTGATGTTTTTGGGTAGATGTTAACTAAATTGGAGATATGGTGGATTTGTGGTTTGTTGTGTTGATTTGCCATGATGGAGTAGTATTAGAAAAATGTATTTTCGGTAAGGTTGGCTTGTATGTATTTTTGGTTATGATGGCTAAAAGAGATGTTGATCTTGATATGTAAAGGAGGATTTCAAAGTGATTGTAGGAATATAGTAGAATTGATCTTTAGTGTGGGTTTTGATGTGTAGTTGGTTGATGGGAGCTAATATGTGCTCCATGATATGCTTATGATGTTGGATATTTTAGGTATTGATGAAGTCGAATTAATTTGGGATGGGTTGTTAATCAATGGTCGAAGTCCTCATTATAGTGTTATaggtatgttgattatgaaatTGTATTAGGAGGTTGTGGTTGTAAGTAACAAGGTTCTAATCTCGGCGCTAATTAAGGAAGTGAAACAAAtaatggagaaaaagaaataaacaaataggtAAAGTgtagaaaatgaataaatattacAATATGTGATTATAATCTTTTCTAAAGAATTAGTAAGCATAAGTTAGTAGACTTAtagaacatataaatgtaatgcAAAAACAACTGATAAGCTAATAAAATAGTTGATACATATTTgtgttaattaataaaataaaaagggaccaaaacctaaatgataacctaACAATAATTTAGGATACTTAACTAGACATAGACACGGGCAatgtgacgtgtgagcacgcgggtagtctatgtgtcatagagtgtaGAGTTCCATAGCGTAGTctaatgttataagtatttgcaggatcgtgtcatTAATGGAGACTTCAACGGATCCTTCAATGTAAAGTTGGAgtcgtgagtccaatgcagccaagtgatattttactcactgagaaactgttatttttatatattatagaattgcaaaatatatatgttgttttataaatctgaaccaattgtatgttgaatatatctgttttggttgatttgagtagtttcaactatgtgcaaataatatcaatgatgttatgaaatgatgtataaatgaaatgtgtaaaattgtttttaaagtatttgaatgtgagctgcggatgggatttaaattatgcaaagtagaatgataaagtttcatgttgattggtttatcgtatttgaagagagcatgaattgtaaagaataggaggatagagtttgaattgtaaagcatgaGTATGAGCATGAacataagaatgaaaggaagAGTAAGCCTCAAAGAATGGAAATGAAGGAAAGTCtcacaaagaatgaaaagacCATCataagcatgcatatcattgtttaaatagtgttatgttttcatgatattaAATATCGTAGTTTTtgtactagacgtattagtatgcctaagagttttaatggcaaaagagcttatgtatactgctatcgtctagttgcataattttataacattgagcttggatgaacaagaatattgtcatggttcggtatgagtaatacagtgtcctaggagtaggtagatgaaatGTCGTGGCACGTCAGTaggaagtgcttggatacccgagttttactctagtaaccgcatggacaactacgtgctcaacatgaagttgtaatgccctaggattctgtgttaaccatgttcggaaaatgatagtaagcttgtactaaagagcgagatggcatgttttaagcttagtgtgcttggttttgacgctattggttgcaatatcagtgtggcttgggagtaggtagatggattgtcgttgcacatcagtaagaagtgcttggatatcagagtcttactctagtaactgcatggacaactatgtgctttgatatgaagttgtaatgccctgaggcacagtgttatcacagttaataatgTTAGACttatgtgcatttgagctaccaacataaaagtattattgtaggtgggtttatacgtggttgcttCTATGCCAatgaaacttctacgtatgggtccaactacatagtatgctttaaatgttttctgatagtcggtgtttgctatatcagctatgggggtttttaaacaaaattttataaattggtagctgttatagtgtacgcgagactaaaaaagaaaagttggttcatttgaaaaactcagttagtttaatatcactgaggtctcggtattatgtactgaggcggtgaactcataatttcacctatacggatgtggcaaacccccacaaccgtataaaTGATGTCtcttggctgcaggtactcgaGTCGTAGTTGATGGGGTCGTAGACGTgcatttgggatattatgaccggaGCTCGCTGCGATGGTCGTAATTTCAGGACCATGGGCGTCCtcagttttataggttttgttatgGCTTGTGATGCATGTGTCACTCgttattgtataaagccatttctgttatgtatttatattgaggaaagattTAAAcacatagatgttaaatggctcttgttgttattaatttatgatagatgtttaagatgtgatttccactattgagtttatgttttccattgcatagtagttagatgttgtactctgatttaccaggtacatattatggagtatgtatcatatgttggctttgcgacacatcgtcgtgtcactgtgaggatccatttgtattttaagagattaacatttatgaaatgttttttataaaaaaaaaaaaaaaaaaaaattgggtcgtCACAAGTAACGTTACgtggaaaaattcaaaaaaatttcacttacatgtttttgtaaaaggcggggcgttacaatacCAATATGCTGATTTAGTTCAATTGGGTGTTTTGGTGTTGTATCTTGTTTCTTAGTTTTTGAATTCTGGTTGTATGCCTAGAGTTCTTTTTGGTTGTATTGTTGTGTTCGGTTGAACATTTTGTACAGTTTGATTCTTTTGTCTATATAAAGTTCtactcattcttttttttctttttttcttttttttttttaaaaaaaaaaaaaaaaaaaaaaacctacaaggAAAGTTTGGAGGAGACAAATCTCATATAGCAATGATTAGGGATGCGTTAATCAAATTAGCCGCAGCGGAATATTTACCGatcctagaaaaaaaaaaaaaattagccacaGCGGAATATgatacgactactgcatcagggaTATATGAGTGTTATTgcgtatctagtcttgtcttctgaatagtggatatcctgggtttgactgccctggagtgatttttctcttaattgagttttcacttcgtcaacaaaatgtctgtctcctttaattctgcattttgatattttgttgcacactattgcacacacttactttattttagaagtcaattccatttttcatataaattaataaaacaagattttaaaacaaaagaaaacaatggcTTCTCTGTCAAGGACAAGGACTTTAAGTATCTAAGTCAATGACTATAAAGGCTAGGATAATTGGTTCAAGTGTTAGAAATAAAGgcttaaaacacttaaaacgAACCAAAATCCTCTTTAGTTGAAAATGAATTGGAGAAGATCCCGTCGCATTTAAAACAGTGACTTTGAACTATTTTAAACCATCACGGCTAAGTACAagaaaacactacaaaaaaaaaagaaaaagaaaatcattaaaagcaaaagaaaagtcACACCACAATATCTGGACCGAAAGATTGCTACGGCTTGtggtagaaaaataaaaataaaagaaactttgTTTATAGAAGGAAATACATGCTGGTTGTCAAAGTTAAAAGTGAAGGAAAACGTTAATTCACTCCTTaaagacaagaaaataaaaggtaCAATGctagaaggaaagaaaatagaTGAAATGCTCTTTAATTACCCGAATTCATGTTAAGGCTAAGAGAAAGATCGAAAAGatagcttagaaaaaaaatattaaggttAAATATTCATCTGGTccttgagttttaaaaattttaatttttttagttcttcAGTTTTAATTTACATCACAAATGATAccttaattttgagaaaagactgAATTAGCACATCAGTTAAGTTTTCCgtcaaaaaactaacggttCGTCATGTATCAAACTCAGGGGTTGACACGTAgcgttatataaaaaaattaaaattttaaaattttaaatatatatatatatatatatatatatatatatatatatatatatatatatatatatatatatatatatatatatattaaaaattaaaaaaaaattaaaaaaattaaaaaacaagggAAGCCACACCCTTGGCCGGTTTGGggtggccggtctggggtggttcgatcaccccttaaagaaaagaaaaaaaaaaagaaaaaaaaaaaaagaaaaagaaattcaaaatcGGTTTTggccctgggggtggccggaccactcccaagggccaaaccctccaaattttgttttttccttttcggggtggccgaaccacccccataggccacgcgggtggttcggccacctgcAAACCGGCtgatctaggggtggccaaaccaccccagaCCGACCAGCCAccctttttttgaaaaaaaaaaaaatataaatatttattttttaatatattttattatttttttaattaatttaaagatttttaatttttttatatagtgttaCGTGTCAGCCCTAGAGGTTGATACGTAACGGACTGTTAGTTTTTTGACAGAAAACTTAGCCGAGATGCCAATTTGGTCTTTCcctaaaattgaggtaccatttgtgatgcAATTTAAAactcaaagattaaaaaataaagttgcgAAAACTCAagactaaaaaggtgtttaacacaaaaaaattaatgtaaggAAAAGACAAGATAGAAGAGAGCGACATCCCAGCCTGCAGTCTACTGTGAGATGTAGAGGCCGAGAAACCAAGAGTTTTTTGAAAGAGAGATGTACGTGGGTGTTTGGGAAAATATGAGAGAGTACGACGGCAGCTATGTCAAAATTTGTCAATCTATAAAGTTAGGTTTCTGAGTTTGGCATCTgtagagaaaaaagaaattttatgggATTTAATTCCATAACAGGACAGGTTTTCTAGCGGCTAGGGTTTGGATTAGTGAagtaaaatattagtttttgctTAAGACACTTAAAAACAAACGTGTATAAAAGTAGTGTTCTAGAATTctcattattatcattattattattattgcattttcttattatatttatgtctaTATAACTATATTATGCATGCAATTATCCATTCTCATTACTAGACTCAACCTACCATTTCTTACCGTCTCAATTATAAGTAAATTACTATTCTCTCCCGATCGAAAAGAGGATTAGGATCTCCGCATGCATGTAGATGTTCTATGTGCCAATTAATCTTCCTTTGGTTTGGTTGTGGGGGATTACATTTTtagcttttgttttttgattgtTAGCCGTTTCGGGTTTTGGGTGTGCCTTGCAAGCTTGTGTGTTTGATGTGCTGTTTCTGCTGTGAAGGCCTTGCGCAGGtttctcctcttttctttttttttttttctttttttttttttttttttcttctaaaaaaatacttattcatCCATAGAAAAACAATGGAAATGTATTTATTATAAcaaatgtattatatatatatatgacaagaaCCTTTCGTACTTGGTGTATTCAATATATATGTAACAAGTTTTATGCAAATTCAATTTCAGCAGATGCATAGGCATGAATATTGTCCGGAGTATCGGTGGTGCTCACGTACACCCACGACCTTGAAGAACTCCATTCATCTCGAACCATGGTGGGAGCCGAAGTACGAGCTATCCCTGGAATATTGATCTCTCCATTGTATAAGAATCTTGCAAGTCTAAGCGCCTTGTTCCAAGCACTTGTTTTGCTTGGAGTTGCATTGCCTTCGTCTGCCTCTTGTTGATGTTGATAATTCTTTAGTAAGCGGATTAATGATAGTAGAAAACAAATGGTAGAAATTGCACAAGATATAAGGTAGAGACCCCAAAAGCTCTGGAGGCTCAAATGTTCTGTACTATTGGATGCTACATTCACCGAACACTCATTTGAAGGAGTCAAGCATTCATCTTCAAGTCGTGTGAGATTGCCTTTTTCTAATAGCCCtaaaattgattttgaaaaatccttGGCTATTGGGGAGCCCTTCTGGAATGCCTGCATGGAAGATAAATAAGAATTGATTCCTATCAGAGAAAAAGATGCTACTTTCTTATAAGACTCCAAATTAAATAGATGATAGAAGAAAAagtagaggaaaaaaaaagggcaaaatgGTTTAAGTAGTTAGATCTACtgttgtagattttttttttttgtttcttttatgtcATAGCATGTACtgtaaagattttttttcttattagtatttattttaaatttctgtTTTAACATTTGGCCACCATGCATGGAAAGTTTGAGAAAGATCCACAGAATTATTTCTTCCCATATTTAAATTGGCAGAAAGACATATTTTCTTCTAAGAAACCTCAAAGACATGACATTGAAGTTTACTATAGAAATTTGGGATGATCGATCAACTTGAAGTTATGTGGAAATTGAAACAGCAAAGTTGTAGTAACTACTCACAAATCCAAATCCTCCAAATTTATAGGTAGTAGGTGTGGTGGCAATGTATCCCTTGCAATGCTTGTTGATAAAAACTTTCTTATATGGAAGTTCAAGAAAGGCAGCAGTTATGTTCTTCTTCTCAAATAGATCTGTGTACTCAGATTCGTCGAAAACTGTGTGGATGTTCTTTGAATGGAATCCAATCACATCCTCCAGGTAACTCTTGACAAATGAATCATTATCACAACCAACTTTTGAGTCGCTGTTCTTTAGCCACTCAATATCTGTATTAACTGCTTGTAGTCTTTGCACGGTGAACATAGAAGACAGACTAGCAGTGTAGCTCGAGGTTAAGATCCACACAACAAAGAGCCATACTACCACCACCACTCGAGTCAAGTTGCTATTAATTTTCTCTCCTGCAAAGAGAAACCATGGAGTTCAAAAATCACAAGCACTCGATGTTTCTGACagaaaattaactgaaaatatataaataatcgTGTATGTTGTAATATTCAGATATTAATCATAGAATATTTCTTGTTATAATTCTAGAAATTCGGTACTTACTGTGAGCGAAGAACAGAGAGGAGAATGTGAACCAAAACGTGGTGCCAATCTGATTCTTCCATGGGCCACTAAATTCTGGATTGCATTGATGCTCCAAGAACCAAATTATAAGCATTGTGTAAAGCATGATGGCACCAGTCACCACCCACATTTCCCACGTGAAAGGCTTCAAAAAGATCCATGCTTTTGACTCTTCAGGTTTTGTAGGAACTATCATGGACAACCCTGACTCGGTGTAGGGCTGAGTAAAGTCCACGTATTCCAATCTGTCAGCTAATATGGTCACGTCACCAACGACAGCATCATAAGTCTTCCATTGTTTTTGATCCACATGACAAGGGTAGTATTTATCAGAAACAAGAAATTGTATTctgttttaattgaaaaaacaaaacaagcacCAAATGAGAAAATTCCAGTTAAGAGCAGATATTTGCTGCCCTTCCTGCAACTTCCAAGTGTAAGAGAAGATAATGCAGCAGATGAAAACAATATTTCAAATTTAACACAAAGATATAAACCAGCAGCTCAAGATCATGATAGACACAATAACTCAAACTTAAGATGGGGTAGAATAATTAAcattttgaatttgtattgCTATATTGCATCGTTATCTGATTGTGCAATCCTCTGCAAATAGTTATTTATAAATACAAGTCGAAATCTCAACATCAAGTGTGTGAGAATGATTTCATCGAACACCTATAGTTCAGTTTATTATACCAAGGGGCTTGAGAAGATTCAGAGTTTTGAGAAACCAACATCAGAAGAAAGtctcataaaaaaaacatatgaaatTTTCAATCATCAAAAAACGCTTCTCAAACAAAAGTTATCCAAATAGGTTTCAATTCTatttacttatccaaaaaaacacttttttgaaaacttttgtGAAGTACTTTTGAAAATTAACAAGGAGTTTCACGAAACTGAACGGCAAAGTTGAAATTGTTACCTTGTCGAAAACTCCGTAAACCAATTCGTCATAGGTGCTGTTAAAGGCCACAAATTTGTAAGGCAAATCATAATTCAAATCAGATCGCACCATCTTGAAAACTTCTATGCACCAGCCACCATATTTGATATCATCTTTGTTGCTGTCACTTACGTTAACAAACTTCTGGAATGAAGTTCTCCCGGGAACTCCAATTATCAATGGATTCTTGACCGTAGGCATTGCCCAGCCTTTTGGTCTGCTTAAGGCCATCCCGGCGGGCCAAATTACTGGGGCAGCCAAACGGTGTCTACCTTTTTCTGTCACAAGGCCTTTTGAGAACCTGTCATATGGCGTCCAAAAGTCTAATTCTTCATACCTCTTATTTCGTACATTTACAATCCTCAATTTGGGGGGAGTTTGCAACAGCTTTCCTCCTTCGAAACGTATTTCGCCACTTAAACCAGAGAAACTGCTTGATGCTATATTCCTTAACAACATCTCTGCGCTACTGAAATTACTGATGTTGTTACTGGCCTGTGAAATGATCCTAATGCTATCATATGCTCGTAGAGCATGAATTCCCGGCTTAGGATTAGCTTCCTCTGGATACTCGGATTGGAATTTTTTTGAGAACAGGGCATAGAAATCTTTGTAAGAATCAGTACTGGTAGAATAGTAGGTCTTGATCCCTAAAGCACCTTCCATAGAGGAAATAGTAGACTCGTCAACCGAGTTCAGGGAACTTGTTACACTGTCCGTGATAATCCAAGCTGACTCGCTCCCCATAAACCCGAGAATTTTAGCTTCTCTGAACAAATGAGTCGCCATCGACAACGATGactgaagaacaataaaaacCCGAGATTTTGTTGCGGTCTGTAGCTTCAGCAGCTCGTCCAGAACAAACCCTTTTGGAGAAGACAGAGAAGAAGCTGGTGGAAGAACTAAACGATAATCAATCTCTGAATCAACATCCTGAAGAGCCTTGGATAGAAGAAGAGCTGACATCCCCGAGTCACGGGCATACGCACCATCTTCATATATCACCACAACCCTTTTCCATTGGTACACCCCAACAATATCTGCAACGCATTTGATTTGTGAAGAACCGTTGTTAGCCATTTGTATTAAGAAAGGCCAACGGCGTTCCATCTGCGGTGGGGTTATGACACGAGCTGCGAATGAAATAATCGGAACTTTTTCCTTGTTTCCAACAGAAGCTACGAGTGCGGCTTCCTCCCATTTGTTCATGCCAATAATTACATCCACGTTCTTTTCCTTAATGAGCTCTTCAGCTGCAGGAAAAGTAGGagattaattatataaatacaatagatatatgatatatcatcgtAAAATTTACTGACCGGCAGAAGCAACTTGAAGGGGGTCTAACTGGCCGGAGTCCTGGAAATGGAGGAACAGCTTGTTAGACTTTGAATAGCGGTTGAAGCTTTCAGCGGCAAGTTCAATGGCTATTTTCTGTTCTTTCCCGATTCGGGATTTGACATCAATGATTCCACCAATATTTGTAACTATGGTTGTATTAGTAGCTTGACCTCCATGGGAGATCAAGAGAAGAACAGAGATGAGTAGGGAAAAGAGGTGGCAAAACTTTAGAAGTATGTTACtggtaaagaaaagaaatctcaTTTTGTATGTGATAATTCTggacacaaaagaataaaataataaataaatacacaaggCTCAAGCACTTATTATATATGGACATGCGTGTCTGGTTGTTCTTCGATCTAGAGTATACATATCGCAGAGAAATTTCGTATATTTTGTTTTCCTCTCTTTGAATTGACTCTAGAAAACGAGGACCCGCGACTAGGAAATGTCAGCGTGGAATTTGGGATATTTTGCTTGTAAAGATGGTAAAATAGGTAAAATGACTTTTATGCCTTCTaaatctttataaaattttaaatttatctttaat
This DNA window, taken from Alnus glutinosa chromosome 5, dhAlnGlut1.1, whole genome shotgun sequence, encodes the following:
- the LOC133868444 gene encoding glutamate receptor 2.7-like; amino-acid sequence: MRFLFFTSNILLKFCHLFSLLISVLLLISHGGQATNTTIVTNIGGIIDVKSRIGKEQKIAIELAAESFNRYSKSNKLFLHFQDSGQLDPLQVASAAEELIKEKNVDVIIGMNKWEEAALVASVGNKEKVPIISFAARVITPPQMERRWPFLIQMANNGSSQIKCVADIVGVYQWKRVVVIYEDGAYARDSGMSALLLSKALQDVDSEIDYRLVLPPASSLSSPKGFVLDELLKLQTATKSRVFIVLQSSLSMATHLFREAKILGFMGSESAWIITDSVTSSLNSVDESTISSMEGALGIKTYYSTSTDSYKDFYALFSKKFQSEYPEEANPKPGIHALRAYDSIRIISQASNNISNFSSAEMLLRNIASSSFSGLSGEIRFEGGKLLQTPPKLRIVNVRNKRYEELDFWTPYDRFSKGLVTEKGRHRLAAPVIWPAGMALSRPKGWAMPTVKNPLIIGVPGRTSFQKFVNVSDSNKDDIKYGGWCIEVFKMVRSDLNYDLPYKFVAFNSTYDELVYGVFDKTYDAVVGDVTILADRLEYVDFTQPYTESGLSMIVPTKPEESKAWIFLKPFTWEMWVVTGAIMLYTMLIIWFLEHQCNPEFSGPWKNQIGTTFWFTFSSLFFAHREKINSNLTRVVVVVWLFVVWILTSSYTASLSSMFTVQRLQAVNTDIEWLKNSDSKVGCDNDSFVKSYLEDVIGFHSKNIHTVFDESEYTDLFEKKNITAAFLELPYKKVFINKHCKGYIATTPTTYKFGGFGFAFQKGSPIAKDFSKSILGLLEKGNLTRLEDECLTPSNECSVNVASNSTEHLSLQSFWGLYLISCAISTICFLLSLIRLLKNYQHQQEADEGNATPSKTSAWNKALRLARFLYNGEINIPGIARTSAPTMVRDEWSSSRSWVYVSTTDTPDNIHAYASAEIEFA